In Cetobacterium ceti, the following proteins share a genomic window:
- a CDS encoding replication initiation protein, which yields MKKQELIYHNHVNDLLLGDLSPKVNDIFFSFLFKFKELETDYIEMSFAELKELAKTQRHNRELIQNLEKLSVKLKQLTTVIRTEKKIEIFSPFRKLIIDIEKSIIKVEIDIDFKKMLFELENNYTITDLKELISLKKSYSKNLYRLLKQWESIKKREFTLEEFKKLLAVPKSYKMCDIDKEILIPSIEELKQYFSNLNVKKIKTGVKVTNLLFSWQDKEKVKVEKAIQGAKKILNSAIEEKKQKVQEVKCIEQENEMIEITKNDFDKLYEQYLIENNATHTSITRKCFEIANRRIYKIID from the coding sequence ATGAAAAAACAAGAATTAATTTATCACAACCATGTAAATGATTTGCTACTAGGAGATTTAAGCCCTAAGGTTAATGATATTTTTTTTAGCTTTCTTTTCAAGTTCAAAGAGCTTGAAACAGACTATATTGAAATGTCATTTGCTGAACTAAAAGAACTAGCAAAAACTCAAAGACATAATAGAGAACTTATACAAAATTTAGAAAAATTAAGTGTAAAATTAAAACAATTAACGACTGTAATTAGAACAGAAAAAAAAATTGAAATATTTAGCCCATTTAGAAAGTTGATAATAGATATAGAGAAATCTATTATCAAAGTTGAAATTGATATAGATTTTAAAAAAATGTTATTCGAGTTAGAAAATAACTACACAATAACAGATTTAAAAGAACTTATAAGTCTTAAAAAATCATATAGTAAAAACTTATATCGTCTTTTAAAACAATGGGAGAGTATAAAAAAAAGAGAATTTACACTTGAGGAGTTTAAAAAACTTTTAGCAGTTCCTAAAAGTTATAAAATGTGTGATATTGATAAAGAAATATTAATTCCAAGTATAGAAGAATTAAAGCAATATTTCTCAAACCTGAACGTAAAAAAAATAAAAACTGGTGTTAAAGTTACAAATTTGCTTTTTTCTTGGCAAGATAAAGAAAAAGTAAAAGTAGAAAAAGCTATACAGGGAGCAAAAAAAATATTAAATAGTGCTATTGAAGAAAAAAAGCAGAAGGTACAAGAAGTTAAATGTATCGAACAAGAAAATGAAATGATAGAAATAACGAAAAATGATTTTGATAAATTATATGAACAATATTTAATAGAAAATAATGCTACTCATACTTCAATAACTAGAAAATGTTTTGAGATAGCGAACAGAAGAATATATAAAATTATAGACTAA